The following coding sequences are from one Granulicella arctica window:
- a CDS encoding acido-empty-quinoprotein group A codes for MTLLRHMLMLAVGVLFSLVVHPHSLAAQNVDAAELLHPPTDSWPSYHGDYSGKRHSHLTQITPQNVANLGLAWAFQTGQTALIKSSPLLVDGMVYFTVPENIWAVDARSGHMIWHYTHPPTTGDHIGNRGVGIYKGWLYFMTPDGHLVSLNAKDGTVRWEILIADVTKGYWTTMAPLVVNDHVIVGVSGDFDNLTGYLRSIDPDTGRTQWQWNSTPPAGTPNSTTGGMTWITGTYDPALNLVYWGTGNPTPVLNGSTRPGDDLYTCSIVALNPDTGKLAWGFQVSPHDTHDWDAVETPVLVDGNFRGQSRKMLMQASRNGLFFVLDRTNGKSLLTVPYGPVNWTLGVDKDGHPIPNPLKEPAPDGRFIAPDEGGLTNYRSPSVDTKEGLFIVDAHLSYSLYFAKPADGNYGWAGADYGLWGKGVIEAIDYQTGKIRWSHEVGEGGAGAGVLTTDSGLTFTGDAYGNVLALDTSNGKTLWHAGTGVAMQSSPTTYELDGRQYALTSSGGVMFAWSLPQNAIAAKYSATQAQ; via the coding sequence GCCGACGGATAGTTGGCCCTCCTATCATGGCGACTACTCAGGCAAGCGTCATAGCCACCTGACGCAAATCACTCCGCAGAACGTGGCGAACCTGGGCCTTGCGTGGGCGTTTCAGACGGGCCAGACTGCGCTGATCAAGTCGTCTCCGCTGCTGGTGGATGGAATGGTGTACTTCACCGTCCCTGAAAATATCTGGGCAGTCGATGCGCGATCAGGACACATGATCTGGCACTACACACACCCGCCGACTACCGGAGATCACATCGGTAACCGCGGGGTGGGCATCTACAAAGGTTGGCTGTACTTCATGACGCCGGATGGCCACCTCGTTTCGTTGAATGCTAAAGACGGCACAGTACGCTGGGAGATCCTGATCGCCGACGTAACCAAGGGCTATTGGACAACAATGGCACCGCTCGTTGTGAACGATCATGTGATCGTCGGCGTATCGGGTGACTTCGACAATCTGACCGGCTATCTACGATCCATTGATCCCGACACGGGTAGAACACAGTGGCAATGGAACAGCACACCGCCCGCTGGAACGCCGAACAGCACCACTGGCGGCATGACGTGGATAACAGGTACTTATGACCCTGCCCTCAATCTGGTGTATTGGGGAACGGGCAATCCTACACCTGTCTTGAACGGTTCCACAAGGCCTGGCGACGACCTCTACACGTGCAGCATCGTTGCGCTCAACCCCGATACAGGAAAACTTGCGTGGGGCTTCCAGGTTTCGCCTCACGACACGCATGACTGGGATGCCGTTGAAACTCCTGTTCTGGTTGACGGAAATTTTCGTGGACAGTCCCGGAAGATGCTTATGCAGGCCTCGCGCAATGGCCTATTTTTTGTCCTGGACCGCACCAATGGAAAGAGCCTCCTGACCGTTCCGTATGGGCCCGTGAACTGGACGCTGGGAGTAGACAAAGATGGTCATCCGATTCCGAATCCCTTGAAGGAGCCAGCACCCGATGGGAGGTTTATCGCGCCCGACGAGGGCGGACTGACCAACTACCGTTCGCCTAGTGTGGATACGAAGGAAGGCCTGTTTATCGTAGATGCCCATCTCAGTTACAGCCTCTATTTCGCCAAGCCCGCTGATGGCAACTACGGCTGGGCAGGAGCGGACTACGGACTTTGGGGCAAAGGTGTGATCGAAGCAATCGACTACCAGACAGGGAAGATTCGCTGGAGCCATGAGGTCGGTGAGGGAGGTGCAGGCGCTGGAGTTTTAACAACGGACTCCGGTCTAACCTTTACAGGCGATGCCTATGGAAACGTCCTTGCGCTCGATACCAGCAATGGGAAAACCCTATGGCATGCAGGCACTGGAGTAGCCATGCAAAGCTCTCCCACCACCTATGAGTTGGATGGCCGCCAATACGCGCTGACAAGCAGCGGTGGAGTGATGTTTGCTTGGTCGCTCCCTCAGAATGCTATTGCAGCAAAGTATTCGGCGACACAGGCTCAATAA
- a CDS encoding tyrosine-type recombinase/integrase — protein MRTECSETSKPYACHCNGPTFAGRLVMAGIDNRTIGELLGHRSLAMTMRYSHLAPRS, from the coding sequence TTGCGGACCGAGTGCTCGGAAACAAGTAAACCGTATGCTTGCCATTGCAATGGACCCACTTTCGCCGGTAGACTAGTGATGGCTGGGATAGATAACCGTACTATCGGAGAGCTGCTCGGCCACCGTTCTTTAGCTATGACGATGCGGTATTCCCATCTCGCACCCCGCTCATAA
- a CDS encoding sigma-70 family RNA polymerase sigma factor, translating to MAGNLENRDEAQMIASILAGNTQDYHELIRPYERSVYMMALSFMKNEADAEDVAQEAFLKSFRNLASFRAEAKFSTWLISITLNEARGRLRSKSTIRLESLDTSTDEDGSVSPALLRDWREVPSEALERMEVRQMLQQAITSLPDIYREVFLLRDVEELSINETAETLAINIATVKVRLHRARIMLQKKLTPQLKKVNPKTRWLPWL from the coding sequence ATGGCAGGAAACCTCGAAAACAGGGATGAGGCGCAGATGATTGCGTCCATCCTTGCGGGCAACACTCAGGATTATCACGAACTCATTCGTCCTTATGAGCGCAGCGTATATATGATGGCGCTGTCCTTCATGAAGAACGAGGCAGACGCTGAAGATGTTGCACAAGAGGCGTTTCTGAAATCGTTCCGCAATCTTGCTAGCTTCCGTGCGGAGGCAAAGTTCAGTACGTGGCTGATCAGCATTACGCTCAACGAGGCTCGTGGTCGTCTGCGGAGCAAGAGTACTATCCGCTTGGAATCGCTCGATACTTCTACAGATGAAGATGGTAGTGTCTCCCCTGCCCTACTGAGAGACTGGCGCGAGGTTCCTTCGGAAGCGTTGGAGCGAATGGAAGTTCGGCAGATGCTACAGCAGGCAATTACGAGCTTGCCTGATATCTATCGCGAGGTGTTTCTGTTACGAGATGTTGAAGAACTAAGCATTAACGAAACGGCAGAGACACTTGCTATTAATATTGCGACGGTAAAGGTCCGATTACACCGTGCGCGCATTATGCTTCAAAAGAAACTGACGCCACAATTGAAGAAGGTGAATCCGAAGACGAGGTGGCTCCCGTGGTTATAG
- a CDS encoding anti-sigma factor family protein — protein sequence MAPVVIECKHVWDYISGYLDDTLPTEARELVQKHLEHCEICSAILDSTRNILILTADERVFELPVGFSERLHTRLDLAMNTNTTSDPENE from the coding sequence GTGGCTCCCGTGGTTATAGAGTGCAAACACGTTTGGGACTACATCTCCGGCTATCTGGACGATACTCTTCCAACGGAGGCGAGAGAACTGGTGCAGAAGCATCTGGAGCACTGTGAGATCTGCTCGGCGATCCTGGACTCGACACGCAACATTCTTATCCTAACTGCCGATGAACGCGTGTTCGAGCTCCCAGTCGGCTTCAGTGAACGGCTTCATACACGGTTGGATCTGGCGATGAACACCAATACGACTTCCGATCCTGAAAACGAATAG
- the queG gene encoding tRNA epoxyqueuosine(34) reductase QueG: MRRRCKGAHLEIAPTLAAWTPELRHRIDDLAAAAGFDTAGVAPASSEANESAARFTAWVDAGHAGEMDFLKRRDENGVLLRSAVRVAIPWARSVIVCAINYNAPAPRSIDPAPNNTGWIARYAWSGKPSETEALIPTDYHDDLIARLRLIESGLQQHTPCETRCYVDTGPIVERNFATKAGIGWIGKNTCVINQSLGSWLLLGVIVTSLPVPETAELVLPAQDRCGTCTRCIDACPTDALVAPRQMDASRCIAYLTIEKKGTIPEPLREPMGRQVFGCDICQDVCPWNRKAPIAHKQGTQPRLELVNPALDWLAQMDAPTFKLHFKGSPLERTKRKRLHRNVAIAMGNSADPQFLPQLNLWSNGDDAVLAETARWAIEKIQSSSILPQTKLFS; the protein is encoded by the coding sequence ATTCGCCGACGCTGCAAAGGAGCTCATCTGGAGATCGCCCCCACCCTCGCCGCATGGACGCCCGAGCTCCGCCATCGGATCGACGATCTCGCCGCCGCCGCCGGCTTCGACACCGCCGGTGTCGCCCCTGCCTCCAGCGAAGCCAACGAGTCAGCCGCCCGCTTCACCGCCTGGGTCGACGCCGGCCACGCAGGCGAGATGGACTTCCTCAAGCGCCGCGACGAGAACGGCGTCCTCCTCCGCAGCGCCGTCCGCGTCGCCATCCCCTGGGCTCGATCTGTCATCGTCTGTGCCATCAACTACAACGCCCCCGCCCCCCGCTCCATCGACCCAGCCCCCAACAACACCGGCTGGATCGCCCGCTACGCCTGGTCCGGAAAACCGTCCGAAACAGAAGCGCTCATCCCCACCGACTACCACGACGACCTCATCGCCCGCCTCCGCCTCATCGAGTCCGGCCTACAGCAGCACACCCCCTGCGAAACCCGCTGCTACGTCGACACCGGCCCCATCGTCGAGCGCAACTTCGCCACCAAAGCAGGCATCGGCTGGATCGGCAAAAATACCTGTGTCATTAACCAGTCCCTCGGCTCCTGGCTCCTCCTCGGCGTCATCGTCACCTCGCTCCCCGTCCCGGAGACCGCGGAGCTCGTCCTCCCTGCTCAGGACCGCTGCGGCACCTGCACCCGTTGCATCGATGCCTGCCCCACCGACGCCCTCGTCGCCCCGCGCCAGATGGACGCCTCCCGCTGCATCGCCTACCTCACCATCGAGAAGAAGGGCACCATTCCCGAGCCCCTCCGCGAACCCATGGGCCGCCAGGTCTTCGGCTGCGACATCTGCCAGGACGTCTGCCCCTGGAACCGCAAAGCTCCCATCGCCCACAAGCAGGGCACCCAGCCCCGCCTCGAACTCGTCAACCCCGCCCTCGACTGGCTAGCCCAGATGGACGCCCCCACCTTCAAGCTCCACTTCAAGGGTTCACCTCTCGAGCGCACCAAACGCAAACGCCTCCACCGCAACGTCGCCATCGCCATGGGCAACTCCGCCGACCCGCAGTTCCTCCCCCAACTCAACCTCTGGAGCAACGGAGACGATGCCGTCCTCGCTGAAACCGCACGCTGGGCCATCGAAAAAATCCAAAGCTCATCCATTCTCCCCCAAACAAAACTATTCTCTTGA
- a CDS encoding acetylxylan esterase: MLSFDVRHLLGDKFVLAVFLLALTGLSAVAQKTGPAQTSKPVAWPDPLVLESGAPVLTRERFEQQRRGELLSLFAENVYGKTPQATVPIAIVAAKVDEHALDGLAVRKQITLAVGSKGERTWHLLLYTPAHATGPVSVIVGLNFNGNQTVDPDPEIELNPVWVRDPALASTPLAKELSGHVLKIAESGTRGAAAQQWQLHLLLARGYGLATLYAGDIEPDFIGGIGYGVRPLLFGPKQSVPAADDWGAIGAWAWGMSRVVDVLSSDPHIDAKRLIAFGFSRFGKTALWAAAQDQRFALVLSNESGQGGATLSHRQEGEPIDHMMLAFPYWFCGNYQHYLGRTQSLPVDGHLLLSLIAPRPLYVGSAGSDPYSDPEGEFLAVKAVAPVYALYGEQGVTDTAMPPLNHPVGQWVSYHVRPGGHDVTLYDWEQYLNFADRVLGNK; the protein is encoded by the coding sequence GTGCTTTCATTTGATGTTCGTCACTTATTGGGGGACAAGTTTGTTCTTGCCGTGTTTCTTCTGGCCCTCACTGGTCTGTCGGCTGTAGCGCAGAAAACTGGCCCTGCGCAGACTTCCAAGCCTGTGGCATGGCCCGATCCGTTGGTTCTCGAGAGCGGTGCGCCCGTGCTTACTCGCGAGCGCTTCGAGCAGCAGCGCAGGGGCGAACTGCTTAGCCTGTTTGCGGAGAATGTCTATGGAAAGACGCCGCAAGCGACTGTTCCGATCGCAATTGTAGCTGCCAAGGTGGACGAACACGCGTTGGATGGTCTTGCAGTTCGCAAACAGATCACGCTTGCAGTGGGGTCGAAGGGTGAGCGTACATGGCATCTGCTGCTGTACACGCCAGCGCATGCGACCGGCCCTGTTTCGGTGATCGTTGGCTTGAACTTTAATGGAAACCAGACGGTTGATCCGGACCCCGAAATCGAACTGAATCCGGTCTGGGTCCGCGACCCTGCGCTGGCATCGACTCCACTTGCTAAAGAGCTTTCGGGACATGTGCTGAAGATTGCGGAGAGTGGCACACGAGGCGCGGCCGCACAGCAATGGCAGCTCCATCTGCTGCTTGCTCGCGGGTATGGCCTTGCCACTTTATATGCCGGCGACATTGAGCCGGACTTCATCGGTGGAATCGGTTATGGAGTGCGGCCGCTCCTCTTCGGTCCAAAACAAAGCGTTCCGGCAGCCGATGACTGGGGTGCGATCGGCGCGTGGGCCTGGGGGATGAGCCGGGTAGTCGATGTGCTCTCGAGCGATCCTCATATTGATGCGAAGCGTCTGATCGCGTTTGGATTTTCGCGGTTCGGAAAGACAGCGCTCTGGGCTGCGGCACAGGATCAACGGTTCGCCCTCGTGCTCTCGAATGAGTCCGGCCAGGGTGGAGCAACGCTGTCCCATCGCCAAGAGGGCGAGCCCATTGATCACATGATGCTTGCGTTTCCCTACTGGTTCTGCGGCAACTATCAACACTATCTGGGCCGCACTCAAAGTCTGCCGGTCGATGGTCATCTCCTGCTTTCGCTGATTGCGCCTCGACCACTGTATGTTGGAAGCGCTGGCTCCGATCCGTACTCTGATCCGGAGGGAGAGTTTCTCGCGGTAAAGGCGGTTGCGCCAGTCTATGCGCTCTACGGAGAACAGGGCGTGACGGACACGGCAATGCCGCCGTTGAATCATCCCGTTGGCCAGTGGGTGTCCTATCATGTTCGGCCCGGAGGCCACGATGTGACGCTCTACGACTGGGAGCAGTACCTCAACTTTGCGGACCGAGTGCTCGGAAACAAGTAA
- a CDS encoding YihY/virulence factor BrkB family protein encodes MIVPASQTGPTHTKPEPTELAPPVVPVEELRPVVRKNGLWPQFVALVRYLTRTEVHTYAFSVAANAILSLFPFIVLLLTLSRQLFHSRAMEDVVADLMKSFLPVGQDFVMRNMALLAHPHKGTQIFSLVMLLITSTGVFLPLEVALNNVWGVHENRSYLHNQFVSLGLAFAVGALAMTSVALNAGHRNLIAWIFFGHTDNIIFNLLAVGALKISAVVVSILLFFLIYWILPNRQIPARAVLPTAIVVGALWEIAKHLYVLAQPWLDFQSVYGPFYISVGLMMWAFLSGLMLLAGAHFSATRYTLRLARQAELEG; translated from the coding sequence ATGATCGTCCCCGCCTCACAAACCGGACCAACCCATACCAAACCCGAGCCGACCGAACTCGCTCCCCCTGTCGTCCCGGTCGAAGAGCTCCGCCCCGTCGTCCGCAAAAACGGCCTCTGGCCCCAGTTCGTCGCCCTCGTCCGCTACCTGACCAGGACCGAGGTCCATACCTATGCCTTTTCCGTCGCGGCCAACGCTATCCTCTCGCTCTTTCCCTTCATCGTCCTGCTGCTGACGCTCTCCCGCCAGCTCTTCCACTCCCGTGCCATGGAAGATGTCGTCGCCGACCTGATGAAGAGCTTCCTCCCCGTAGGTCAGGACTTCGTCATGCGCAACATGGCCCTCCTCGCCCATCCTCATAAGGGGACCCAGATCTTCTCGCTCGTCATGCTGCTCATCACCTCTACCGGCGTCTTTCTCCCGCTTGAGGTCGCCCTCAACAACGTCTGGGGAGTCCACGAAAACCGCTCCTATCTCCACAATCAGTTCGTCTCCCTCGGTCTCGCCTTCGCCGTCGGTGCTCTCGCCATGACCTCCGTCGCCCTCAACGCCGGCCACAGGAACCTGATCGCCTGGATCTTCTTCGGCCATACTGACAACATCATCTTCAACCTGCTCGCTGTCGGGGCTTTGAAGATCTCCGCCGTCGTCGTCAGTATCCTGCTCTTCTTCCTTATCTATTGGATCCTTCCCAACCGGCAGATTCCCGCCCGGGCCGTCCTGCCCACAGCCATCGTGGTCGGCGCGCTCTGGGAGATAGCGAAGCATCTCTACGTCCTCGCACAGCCCTGGCTGGACTTCCAATCCGTTTATGGTCCCTTCTATATATCGGTTGGCCTCATGATGTGGGCCTTCCTCTCCGGCCTTATGCTCCTCGCAGGAGCCCACTTCTCCGCCACGCGCTACACCCTCCGGCTCGCGCGCCAGGCCGAGCTGGAGGGCTGA
- a CDS encoding polysaccharide deacetylase family protein, translated as MNTLLKPWLVCVMTVLAISSTHSLHAQTTSRKIAITVDDLPGMSAMAMDAAQVTEMNKKLLASLQAEKAPAIGFVNEERLYKSGEADARIAVLNSWLDAGFDLGNHTFSHTSLNHVELKDWEDDVVQGESVTRILLNRHHKTLRYLRHPYLDAGPDLATRRQAEAFLAARGYRVAPVTMDSFDWYFADLYGNSRQHGDIAAQQKIVQAWLAYTDDVFTHDEQKSRKLMGYEPKQVLLLHDTWLEADHITDLLALLRRRGYQFISLDDALTDPAYAQPDDYISDVGASWIDHWAVTQGHPESPEEKPALPKWIQEKHRALDADDSQ; from the coding sequence ATGAATACCCTGCTTAAGCCTTGGCTCGTGTGCGTGATGACAGTATTAGCCATTTCGTCCACACACTCTCTCCACGCGCAGACCACCTCGCGCAAGATCGCCATCACCGTCGACGACCTGCCTGGAATGAGCGCCATGGCGATGGACGCCGCGCAGGTTACTGAGATGAACAAGAAGCTCCTGGCCTCTCTTCAGGCTGAAAAAGCTCCCGCAATCGGCTTCGTCAATGAAGAAAGACTCTATAAGTCAGGCGAGGCCGACGCCCGCATCGCCGTCCTTAACTCCTGGCTCGACGCTGGCTTCGATCTTGGCAACCACACCTTCAGCCATACCTCTCTCAATCACGTAGAACTGAAAGATTGGGAGGACGATGTGGTTCAAGGCGAAAGTGTGACGCGCATCCTCCTGAATCGTCATCACAAGACTCTTCGCTACCTGCGCCACCCCTATCTCGACGCAGGGCCCGATCTCGCCACCCGCCGCCAGGCCGAGGCATTTCTCGCCGCTCGTGGCTATCGGGTCGCCCCGGTCACCATGGACAGCTTCGACTGGTACTTTGCCGACCTCTATGGGAACAGCCGTCAACACGGAGACATCGCCGCCCAGCAGAAGATCGTGCAAGCATGGCTTGCTTATACGGACGATGTGTTCACACACGATGAGCAGAAGTCGCGCAAGCTGATGGGGTATGAGCCAAAACAGGTATTGCTCCTTCATGACACATGGCTCGAAGCGGATCACATCACCGATCTTCTGGCCCTGCTACGCAGGCGTGGCTACCAGTTCATCTCGCTCGACGACGCGCTCACCGATCCTGCCTACGCTCAACCGGACGACTATATCTCCGACGTAGGAGCGTCCTGGATCGATCATTGGGCCGTGACCCAGGGCCACCCGGAATCGCCGGAAGAAAAACCTGCACTCCCAAAATGGATACAGGAAAAGCACCGGGCTCTCGACGCCGACGACTCGCAATAG
- a CDS encoding formate/nitrite transporter family protein, with the protein MDYIKPSEVAESFLTTATTKSQLPASQLLLRGFLSGAFLGFATTVAFTSNAQGVPPVIGSVLFPVGFAMIVILGLELVTGSFAMLPTAFLAGRVKLVRVLTNLFWVYLGNLIGGCLYAWMYAAVQTQFHHVPVTGAGALIVAAAQAKTLAYQKLGGAGLALSFLKGILCNWMVCMGVVMGLTSRSTLGKIVACWLPIFAFFALGYEHSVVNMFVIPAGILMGAPVSLRDWWLWNQIPVTVGNIVGGLLFVGLPMLWIGKAGQVRNAEVDSIQSV; encoded by the coding sequence ATGGACTACATCAAGCCTTCTGAGGTTGCAGAATCTTTTCTCACCACAGCTACGACAAAATCGCAACTGCCGGCGAGCCAGTTATTGTTGCGTGGTTTTCTCTCCGGTGCATTTTTGGGTTTTGCCACAACCGTCGCCTTCACCTCCAATGCGCAGGGAGTGCCTCCGGTTATCGGCTCGGTCCTTTTTCCGGTGGGCTTCGCCATGATTGTCATTCTGGGACTGGAGCTGGTTACCGGTAGCTTTGCGATGCTACCCACTGCCTTCCTGGCGGGCAGAGTAAAACTGGTTCGTGTCCTGACGAACCTCTTCTGGGTGTATCTCGGAAACCTTATCGGCGGTTGTCTCTATGCGTGGATGTACGCGGCGGTGCAAACGCAGTTCCACCATGTTCCGGTAACGGGCGCAGGCGCGCTGATCGTAGCGGCTGCACAGGCGAAGACGCTGGCATATCAAAAGCTTGGTGGAGCCGGCCTCGCGCTCTCTTTCCTGAAAGGGATACTCTGCAATTGGATGGTCTGCATGGGTGTCGTCATGGGGCTCACCTCGCGGTCGACCTTGGGGAAGATTGTTGCATGCTGGCTCCCCATCTTCGCATTCTTCGCCTTAGGCTATGAGCACTCAGTCGTCAACATGTTCGTCATTCCTGCCGGGATATTGATGGGGGCCCCGGTGTCCTTGCGCGATTGGTGGCTATGGAACCAGATTCCCGTCACCGTCGGAAACATTGTCGGCGGACTGCTCTTTGTTGGCTTGCCGATGTTGTGGATCGGCAAGGCCGGACAAGTAAGGAATGCCGAAGTAGATTCGATTCAATCGGTATAG